One Chanodichthys erythropterus isolate Z2021 chromosome 10, ASM2448905v1, whole genome shotgun sequence DNA segment encodes these proteins:
- the cxcl12b gene encoding chemokine (C-X-C motif) ligand 12b (stromal cell-derived factor 1): MDSKVLALVALLTLAIWSPETDAKPISLVERCWCRSTLNTVPQRSIREIKFLHTPSCPFQVIAKLKNNREVCINPKTKWLQQYLKNAINKIKKSKKRSE; the protein is encoded by the exons aTGGATAGCAAAGTTCTAGCGCTGGTGGCCCTGCTGACGCTCGCCATATGGAGTCCAGAGACTGACG CTAAACCCATCAGTCTGGTGGAGAGATGTTGGTGCCGGTCCACTCTCAACACCGTCCCGCAGAGGAGCATCCGTGAGATTAAGTTCCTCCACACACCCAGCTGCCCGTTCCAAGTCAT TGCCAAGCTGAAGAACAACAGAGAGGTCTGCATCAACCCCAAGACCAAATGGCTTCAGCAGTATCTAAAGAATGCCATTAACAA